The following proteins come from a genomic window of Salvia hispanica cultivar TCC Black 2014 chromosome 4, UniMelb_Shisp_WGS_1.0, whole genome shotgun sequence:
- the LOC125221376 gene encoding protein NLP7-like: protein MDRPIQNYGSAQTPCIGNRLDVFEYSDTILESGESGGEPSSHHYLSSSHHPFFVSSLKKGLCWYRKLCTDHEYVVDVTDDEQLGSVGRVYRNKLPESTPDLRLYSTHEFLMRDEATCCGLKAYTALPLFDSHTYQYYGVLELFQSYFSSNNRDHLLSLLDRALQIAGLSSNHNYIAISCPTKEMQQPESGIIEVLELAVAIVPRLYLAQVWIPCNKQCVNISTNLCCMEMIAFIDSQSKTFNSWGDIDEIDDKMHDYLQSCKFHNLYIDHSCHSNLCGLTISENPLAHYAQRAKMSHCITLSHQSNSNHLYVIQFFLRPNYIQNDHSVHLLLRKLEINLKSVIFLSGKQLLEDYLRCDAIECESTNSFSLMKSYKQNFLDLNMTTYLKIVDSCCLKLFSTGRDKGWVFRLLARQSVCENHVKSNTSLIKRKMEGYSCF from the exons ATGGATAG accaatacaaaattatggCTCTGCTCAAACACCTTGCATCGGCAACCGGTTGGATGTATTCGAATACTCTGATACAATTCTGGAGAGTGGTGAAAGTGGAGGGGAGCCATCGAGCCATCACTACCTCTCTTCCTCACACCACCCTTTTTTTGTTAGCAGTCTCAAAAAGGGGTTATGTTGGTACAGGAAGCTATGTACAGATCATGAGTACGTCGTCGACGTAACTGATGACGAGCAGCTTGGAAGCGTGGGACGGGTGTATCGGAACAAGCTACCCGAATCCACACCTGATCTGAGACTATACTCCACCCATGAATTTCTTATGCGGGATGAAGCTACTTGCTGCGGTCTCAAAGCTTACACGGCACTGCCTCTATTTGATTCACATACCTATCAATACTACGGTGTGTTGGAGCTCTTTCAAAGCTACTTTTCTTCAAATAACAGAGATCATTTACTATCTCTGCTGGATCGAGCACTACAG ATTGCAGGGTTGAGTTCCAATCACAATTACATTGCTATTAGCTGCCCAACAAAAGAAATG CAACAACCTGAAAGTGGAATAATAGAGGTACTTGAATTGGCTGTGGCGATAGTCCCCCGACTATATCTAGCGCAAGTTTGGATCCCTTGTAACAAGCAGTGTGTTAACATCTCCACCAACTTATGCTGCATGGAGATGATAGCTTTCATAGATTCTCAAAGTAAGACATTTAACTCGTGGGGTGatattgatgaaattgatgatAAAATGCATGACTATCTTCAATCTTGTAAATTTCACAATCTTTACATAGATCACAGTTGCCATTCAAATTTATGTGGTCTCACTATATCTGAGAATCCGTTAGCCCACTATGCCCAGAGAGCTAAAATGTCCCATTGCATTACACTTTCTCATCAAAGCAATAGCAATCACTTGTACGTCATCCAATTTTTTCTTCGGCcaaattatatacaaaatgatCATTCTGTACACTTGCTCTTAAGGAAGCTGGAGATCAATCTCAAAagtgtaatatttttatctgGGAAACAACTTCTAGAGGATTATCTAAGGTGTGATGCAATAGAATGTGAGTCAACTAATAGTTTCAGTTTGATGAAGTCTTACAAGCAAAACTTTTTGGACTTGAACATGACAACATACTTGAAGATAGTTGACTCGTGCTGCCTAAAACTTTTCTCCACGGGTAGGGACAAAGGATGGGTTTTTCGCTTGCTAGCTAGACAAAGCGTATGTGAAAACCATGTTAAAAGTAACACTTCATTGATCAAGAGGAAGATGGAAg GGTATAGCTGCTTTTAG